A stretch of Planococcus citri chromosome 5, ihPlaCitr1.1, whole genome shotgun sequence DNA encodes these proteins:
- the LOC135847726 gene encoding modular serine protease-like isoform X1: MLTYTNFQPTPFGYFISSECHQIPKYMKHIFVLVREVKMIRIRTFYSMCHCLFLININICLIVTFSILYSSVASKLEKREGQIDHCTNFQFRCKNSQCIAKTFVCDGIPQCEDHSDEIYQQCKNKSCDEQNFQCDYGACIKKEYQCDGSLQCVDGSDEWPKTCNSTITESLRIRRDATASDSCAIPEPSLDKTITYECEGRGSNSCDTRNGYVPKFTVASIKCKPNYYSERKLSESICHHSTWIPPIDDCFKKCDKLYPVNVDLKCSRKGSNIACDENSLIAGSKVRPVCKQLYKYANAPPDYLEITCKEDGKWDNALFSCIPECGRPYSPPKTLISGGVEEYFGDAPWHVAIYNAEKILICAGVIINPKLVLSAAHCFQNDDHFDHEHDTSKYEIVVSKVSRNYSAIDNANQKIYKIKEIRFSNKGYQGINSYYAADIAAIILKEKITISPTVLPACIDWIGLSTSEPVEGTFAKVSGWGENEYGYLSEKLMTIYLPFISRERCLNIVPDDFKPFITFDKFCAGSEKGPGVLKGDSGGGLVFPRQHEDGIFYYLRGLVSLKQPSVTSIAAFTDLADHIEWISAVANEVISRTPSSSQKIPTK, translated from the exons atgcTCACGTACACAAACTTTCAGCCTACACCTTTCggttattttatttcttcagaATGTCACCAGATTCCGAAATAtatgaaacatatttttgtgcTTGTTCGTGAAGTGAAAATGATCAGGATTAGAACGTTTTATAGTATGTGtcattgtttgtttttgattaacATCAACATATGTCTTATTG taactttttcaatattatattCCTCTGTTGCCTCCAAACTGGAAAAACGAGAAGGGCAAATTGATCACTGCACTAA TTTTCAGTTTCGCTGTAAAAATTCGCAATGCATAGCAAAAACATTCGTCTGTGATGGAATACCACAATGTGAAGATCATTCGGATGAAATATACCAACAATGCAAAAATAAATC ATGCGATGAACAGAACTTCCAATGTGATTATGGAGCATGCATCAAAAAAGAATACCAATGCGATGGTTCACTACAATGTGTCGATGGATCTGACGAATGGCCAAAAACATGTAATTCAACTATTACTGAATCATTAAGAATTAGACGAGACGCAACTGCAAG TGATTCTTGTGCCATACCAGAACCATCTCTAGACAAAACCATCACTTACGAGTGTGAAGGAAGAGGATCAAATTCTTGTGACACGAGAAATGGCTACGTTCCAAAATTCACTGTAGCTTCGATCAAATGTAAGCCTAATTATTACTCAGAAAGGAAGCTCTCAGAGTCTATTTGCCACCATAGTACTTGGATACCTCCTATTGATGATTGTTTTA AGAAATGTGATAAATTATATCCAGTAAATGTTGATCTGAAATGCTCTCGAAAAGGTTCAAATATCGCTTGTGATGAAAATTCGCTGATTGCTGGGAGCAAAGTGCGTCCAGTATGTAAACAGTTATACAAATATGCCAATGCTCCTCCCGATTACCTGGAGATTACATGTAAAGAAGATGGAAAATGGGATAATGCTCTTTTTTCCTGTATTCCAG AATGTGGTCGGCCATACTCACCTCCTAAAACATTAATCAGCGGAGGCGTCGAAGAATATTTTGGCGATGCACCTTGGCATGTGGCAATATACAACgcagaaaaaattctaatttgtgCTGGTGTGATTATAAACCCAAAATTAGTTTTGTCAG CTGCACATTGCTTCCAAAATGATGATCATTTTGACCATGAACATGATACTTCCAAATATGAGATAGTGGTCAGCAAAGTCAGCAGAAATTACTCTGCAATTGATAATGCAAATCAGAAAATCTACAAG ATAAAAGAAATACGTTTTTCCAACAAAGGCTACCAAGGTATCAACAGTTACTATGCAGCAGATATAGCTGcgataattttgaaagaaaaaatcacaattagtCCAACAGTCTTACCAGCTTGTATTGACTGGATAGGATTAAGTACAAGCGAACCTGTAGAAGGCACCTTTgcaaaa GTTTCAGGATGGGGAGAAAATGAATATGGCTACTTGAGTGAAAAACTGATGACAATATATTTACCTTTCATCAGTCGAGAGCGTTGTTTGAATATTGTACCGGATGATTTCAAACCATTCATTacgtttgataaattttgtgcAGGTTCAGAGAAGG GTCCTGGTGTACTCAAGGGAGACAGTGGTGGAGGTTTAGTATTTCCAAGACAACATGAAGATGGCATATTTTATTATCTCAGAGGTCTCGTTAGTTTAAAACAGCCCAGTGTGACTTCTATAGCAGCATTTACCGATTTGGCCGATCACATTGAATGGATTTCAGCAGTGGCTAATGAAGTCATCAGCAGAACACCATCTTCTTCGCAGAAAATTCCCACCAAATGA
- the LOC135847726 gene encoding modular serine protease-like isoform X2 — MSYCFQFRCKNSQCIAKTFVCDGIPQCEDHSDEIYQQCKNKSCDEQNFQCDYGACIKKEYQCDGSLQCVDGSDEWPKTCNSTITESLRIRRDATASDSCAIPEPSLDKTITYECEGRGSNSCDTRNGYVPKFTVASIKCKPNYYSERKLSESICHHSTWIPPIDDCFKKCDKLYPVNVDLKCSRKGSNIACDENSLIAGSKVRPVCKQLYKYANAPPDYLEITCKEDGKWDNALFSCIPECGRPYSPPKTLISGGVEEYFGDAPWHVAIYNAEKILICAGVIINPKLVLSAAHCFQNDDHFDHEHDTSKYEIVVSKVSRNYSAIDNANQKIYKIKEIRFSNKGYQGINSYYAADIAAIILKEKITISPTVLPACIDWIGLSTSEPVEGTFAKVSGWGENEYGYLSEKLMTIYLPFISRERCLNIVPDDFKPFITFDKFCAGSEKGPGVLKGDSGGGLVFPRQHEDGIFYYLRGLVSLKQPSVTSIAAFTDLADHIEWISAVANEVISRTPSSSQKIPTK; from the exons ATGTCTTATTG TTTTCAGTTTCGCTGTAAAAATTCGCAATGCATAGCAAAAACATTCGTCTGTGATGGAATACCACAATGTGAAGATCATTCGGATGAAATATACCAACAATGCAAAAATAAATC ATGCGATGAACAGAACTTCCAATGTGATTATGGAGCATGCATCAAAAAAGAATACCAATGCGATGGTTCACTACAATGTGTCGATGGATCTGACGAATGGCCAAAAACATGTAATTCAACTATTACTGAATCATTAAGAATTAGACGAGACGCAACTGCAAG TGATTCTTGTGCCATACCAGAACCATCTCTAGACAAAACCATCACTTACGAGTGTGAAGGAAGAGGATCAAATTCTTGTGACACGAGAAATGGCTACGTTCCAAAATTCACTGTAGCTTCGATCAAATGTAAGCCTAATTATTACTCAGAAAGGAAGCTCTCAGAGTCTATTTGCCACCATAGTACTTGGATACCTCCTATTGATGATTGTTTTA AGAAATGTGATAAATTATATCCAGTAAATGTTGATCTGAAATGCTCTCGAAAAGGTTCAAATATCGCTTGTGATGAAAATTCGCTGATTGCTGGGAGCAAAGTGCGTCCAGTATGTAAACAGTTATACAAATATGCCAATGCTCCTCCCGATTACCTGGAGATTACATGTAAAGAAGATGGAAAATGGGATAATGCTCTTTTTTCCTGTATTCCAG AATGTGGTCGGCCATACTCACCTCCTAAAACATTAATCAGCGGAGGCGTCGAAGAATATTTTGGCGATGCACCTTGGCATGTGGCAATATACAACgcagaaaaaattctaatttgtgCTGGTGTGATTATAAACCCAAAATTAGTTTTGTCAG CTGCACATTGCTTCCAAAATGATGATCATTTTGACCATGAACATGATACTTCCAAATATGAGATAGTGGTCAGCAAAGTCAGCAGAAATTACTCTGCAATTGATAATGCAAATCAGAAAATCTACAAG ATAAAAGAAATACGTTTTTCCAACAAAGGCTACCAAGGTATCAACAGTTACTATGCAGCAGATATAGCTGcgataattttgaaagaaaaaatcacaattagtCCAACAGTCTTACCAGCTTGTATTGACTGGATAGGATTAAGTACAAGCGAACCTGTAGAAGGCACCTTTgcaaaa GTTTCAGGATGGGGAGAAAATGAATATGGCTACTTGAGTGAAAAACTGATGACAATATATTTACCTTTCATCAGTCGAGAGCGTTGTTTGAATATTGTACCGGATGATTTCAAACCATTCATTacgtttgataaattttgtgcAGGTTCAGAGAAGG GTCCTGGTGTACTCAAGGGAGACAGTGGTGGAGGTTTAGTATTTCCAAGACAACATGAAGATGGCATATTTTATTATCTCAGAGGTCTCGTTAGTTTAAAACAGCCCAGTGTGACTTCTATAGCAGCATTTACCGATTTGGCCGATCACATTGAATGGATTTCAGCAGTGGCTAATGAAGTCATCAGCAGAACACCATCTTCTTCGCAGAAAATTCCCACCAAATGA